From Nocardioides daedukensis, the proteins below share one genomic window:
- a CDS encoding DUF5719 family protein: MSERTSGRRMAEPAEASRRGPSPVLVVGLVAVLVSALALAGMKGSDESEPSEVREARYRPLTTQSLSCPAAQNSSSGLVVGSLTESTDAGKITARTSAAGPARAVEVPAGEVAPVRLGDRATILSGTGASAPGLVGARFATSGVPSFAECVVPDAETWFNGAGAGGLHESKLLLVNPDRGPAVADVTMWTTTGEVAAPTVRGVTVPGGKSVEIDLADVAPTREEITLRVAVTRGRIASTMSDSYTPRGGARRTDGLPASQAPAQTQWIAGMPRKSTEAVLVVANPGADAARVAVSVVGEETEFEPEGFDEIRVPAGQVVVQELPKAVTRLLASEDATLKLSSTKPVTGGVRAVVANDFAHLPAATNVEGDAAVVVPTSGERTLVLTGADSSGSAKVSFVGASGKDASATLRLRPSSSTAIELPRGTTAVIVRSDAVSAGAVRTLSAKGISISPLRPLVTEKVIADVRPQW; the protein is encoded by the coding sequence ATGAGTGAACGGACCAGTGGTCGCCGGATGGCCGAGCCCGCCGAGGCGAGCCGGCGCGGACCGAGCCCGGTGCTGGTGGTGGGCCTGGTCGCGGTGCTCGTCTCCGCCCTGGCCCTGGCCGGGATGAAGGGATCGGACGAGTCCGAGCCCAGCGAGGTGCGCGAGGCGCGCTACCGCCCGCTGACCACCCAGTCCCTCAGCTGCCCGGCCGCACAGAACAGCAGCTCCGGACTCGTGGTCGGCAGCCTGACCGAGTCCACTGACGCCGGCAAGATCACCGCCCGCACTTCCGCGGCAGGCCCCGCACGGGCGGTCGAGGTCCCTGCCGGCGAGGTCGCACCGGTCAGGCTCGGTGACCGGGCGACAATCCTGTCCGGCACCGGCGCGAGTGCTCCCGGCCTGGTCGGCGCACGGTTCGCGACCAGTGGTGTGCCGAGCTTCGCCGAGTGCGTGGTGCCGGACGCCGAGACCTGGTTCAACGGTGCCGGCGCCGGTGGCCTGCACGAGTCGAAGCTGCTGCTGGTCAACCCCGACCGAGGACCCGCCGTCGCCGACGTGACGATGTGGACCACCACCGGCGAGGTCGCGGCTCCCACGGTGCGCGGGGTGACCGTCCCCGGCGGCAAGAGCGTCGAGATCGACCTGGCCGACGTCGCACCCACCCGCGAGGAGATCACCCTGCGGGTCGCGGTGACCCGGGGCCGGATCGCCTCGACGATGAGTGACTCCTACACCCCGCGCGGCGGTGCCCGGCGTACCGATGGACTCCCCGCGAGCCAGGCCCCGGCGCAGACCCAGTGGATCGCCGGGATGCCGCGCAAGAGCACCGAGGCCGTGCTCGTGGTGGCCAATCCGGGCGCCGACGCGGCAAGGGTCGCGGTCAGCGTGGTCGGGGAGGAGACCGAGTTCGAGCCCGAGGGCTTCGACGAGATCCGGGTGCCCGCCGGGCAGGTCGTCGTCCAGGAGCTGCCGAAGGCCGTCACCCGGCTGCTGGCCAGCGAGGACGCGACCCTGAAGCTCTCCTCCACCAAGCCGGTCACCGGTGGTGTCCGGGCCGTGGTCGCCAACGACTTCGCCCACCTTCCTGCCGCAACGAACGTCGAGGGGGACGCGGCCGTCGTGGTGCCGACCTCGGGCGAGCGCACCCTGGTCCTCACCGGAGCCGACAGCAGTGGTTCGGCCAAGGTGTCGTTCGTCGGCGCCTCCGGCAAGGACGCCTCGGCGACACTGCGGCTGCGCCCGAGCAGCTCGACCGCGATCGAGCTGCCCCGCGGGACCACGGCCGTGATCGTCCGCAGCGACGCTGTGTCGGCCGGTGCGGTGCGCACCCTCAGCGCCAAGGGGATCTCGATCTCACCGCTGCGTCCGCTGGTCACCGAGAAGGTCATCGCGGACGTCCGACCGCAGTGGTGA
- a CDS encoding helix-turn-helix domain-containing protein — translation MSGSPRFLTLADVSEVLNTSQAQVYALVRRGDLPAIKIGGRGQWRVESEQLESYIERMYAEARTFVENHPFAENEVDQDVAGPSQLR, via the coding sequence ATGTCTGGCTCTCCCCGCTTCCTCACCCTCGCCGACGTGTCCGAGGTGCTGAACACGTCGCAGGCCCAGGTCTACGCGCTCGTCCGCCGCGGTGACCTGCCGGCGATCAAGATCGGTGGGCGCGGCCAGTGGCGGGTCGAGTCCGAGCAGCTCGAGTCCTACATCGAGCGGATGTATGCCGAGGCCCGCACGTTCGTGGAGAACCACCCGTTCGCGGAGAACGAGGTCGACCAGGACGTGGCCGGGCCCTCGCAGCTGCGCTGA
- a CDS encoding AAA family ATPase, with protein MEPSHRTCVLVLGAGAGWESTALKALSDNRGVVVLKRCVDVTDLLAAVTMGQAHVAVLALDAPGLDSAAIDHLRLHQVEPVVVLADAGREDLRARVHRLGVTHCADESHLSALADLVVTAAREPGALTRPAGGDHPGRDAPGTVGPGAAELSEGVGPMMGPGRGRSVVVWGPTGGPGRTTVALGLAGEMARRGAAPLVLDVDPWGGSVGQHLGVLEEVSGLLACARAHVAGDLHGSYLQLQRRVAGLRVVTGLPRADRWVEIRAGAVEELIALGKRQGEVVVDTGFALEPDPAAEHAGRAGRNSMTLEALGVADELVVVGAADPVGLARLARGLVELREVTGDRAVHVVVNRMRGSLGWSEKDVAAMVSGFADIASLYFLPDDRAAADRALVAGRTLAETGDSPLARALAQVVDALHPTSARARKGLLRGRNR; from the coding sequence ATGGAACCATCGCACCGCACCTGCGTCCTGGTCCTCGGCGCCGGCGCTGGCTGGGAGTCCACCGCGCTCAAGGCGCTCTCGGACAACCGTGGCGTCGTGGTGCTCAAGCGCTGCGTGGACGTCACCGACCTGCTTGCCGCCGTCACCATGGGCCAGGCCCACGTGGCCGTGCTGGCTCTCGACGCGCCCGGTCTCGACAGTGCCGCGATCGACCACCTGCGGCTGCACCAGGTCGAACCCGTCGTCGTGCTCGCCGATGCCGGCCGCGAGGACCTGCGAGCACGCGTCCACCGTCTCGGGGTCACCCACTGCGCGGACGAGTCCCACCTGTCCGCTCTCGCCGACCTCGTCGTCACCGCCGCCCGGGAACCCGGCGCGCTGACCAGGCCCGCCGGCGGGGATCACCCTGGCCGGGACGCTCCCGGGACGGTTGGGCCCGGCGCTGCGGAGCTGAGCGAGGGAGTCGGACCGATGATGGGCCCGGGTCGTGGCCGCTCGGTGGTCGTGTGGGGACCGACGGGCGGACCGGGACGGACCACGGTGGCGCTGGGACTGGCCGGTGAGATGGCCCGGCGCGGTGCTGCGCCGCTGGTCCTCGACGTCGATCCCTGGGGCGGCTCGGTGGGACAGCACCTCGGTGTCCTCGAGGAGGTGTCCGGACTGCTGGCGTGTGCCCGCGCCCATGTGGCCGGGGACCTGCACGGGAGCTATCTCCAGCTGCAGCGCAGGGTCGCCGGGCTGCGGGTGGTCACCGGCCTGCCGCGCGCCGATCGCTGGGTGGAGATCAGGGCCGGCGCGGTGGAGGAGCTGATCGCCCTCGGCAAGCGCCAGGGCGAGGTCGTCGTGGACACCGGTTTCGCCCTCGAGCCGGATCCGGCCGCTGAGCACGCGGGTCGAGCGGGTCGGAACTCGATGACTCTCGAGGCACTCGGCGTCGCTGACGAGCTGGTGGTGGTCGGTGCCGCGGACCCGGTCGGCCTGGCCCGGCTGGCCCGGGGACTGGTCGAGCTGCGCGAGGTGACCGGCGACCGGGCGGTGCACGTCGTGGTCAACCGGATGCGAGGCTCGCTCGGCTGGTCCGAGAAGGACGTGGCCGCCATGGTGTCCGGCTTCGCCGACATCGCCAGCCTGTACTTCCTGCCCGACGACCGCGCTGCGGCGGATCGGGCACTGGTCGCCGGACGGACCCTGGCCGAGACCGGGGACTCGCCGTTGGCCCGCGCCCTGGCCCAGGTGGTGGATGCGCTCCACCCCACGAGTGCCCGTGCACGCAAGGGCCTGCTGCGCGGCCGGAACCGCTGA